Proteins encoded within one genomic window of Triticum aestivum cultivar Chinese Spring chromosome 2D, IWGSC CS RefSeq v2.1, whole genome shotgun sequence:
- the LOC123049966 gene encoding uncharacterized protein: protein MGMPGDDSRCRKHPPAPCGGVCPHCLCDRLLRLCPDCARTRPCPCASPSSPSSSASSASVGRVCSLIERERRIGRSRSVAGGVGADERRRSRVWGWASFRKPAAGRSMELESEEERRAAEDAAALERSSSASAEKLAPKTGGWGRFLPGPIKALRHRKSRASAGASARGDRREGVR from the coding sequence ATGGGCATGCCCGGCGACGACTCGCGCTGCCGGAAGCACCCGCCAGCGCCCTGCGGCGGCGTGTGCCCGCACTGCCTCTGCGACCGCCTCCTCCGCCTCTGCCCCGACTGCGCGCGGACGCGCCCCTGCCcctgcgcctccccctcctccccctcatcCTCGGCGTCCTCCGCCTCCGTTGGCCGGGTCTGCAGCCTCATCGAGCGGGAGCGCCGGATCGGGCGCTCGCGGTCCGTGGCCGGCGGCGTCGGTGCCGACGAGCGGCGCCGGTCCAGGGTCTGGGGCTGGGCCTCGTTCCGGAAGCCGGCGGCCGGCAGGAGCATGGAGTTGGAGAGCGAGGAGGAGCGCCGCGCCGCCGAGGACGCGGCGGCATTGGAGCGGTCGAGCTCCGCCTCCGCGGAGAAGCTGGCGCCCAAAACGGGCGGGTGGGGGCGGTTCCTTCCCGGCCCGATCAAGGCGCTGCGCCACCGCAAGTCGCGCGCTTCAGCCGGCGCCAGCGCCCGAGGCGATCGCCGGGAGGGTGTGAGGTGA